One genomic segment of Penaeus chinensis breed Huanghai No. 1 chromosome 24, ASM1920278v2, whole genome shotgun sequence includes these proteins:
- the LOC125038321 gene encoding pinin-like translates to MTSRAHKMVALARAKIKEGAVPWSSTTNPDSSNMDDVPWDMSPIPPPPSATEAIEEDLAFDANPALEIAVLETMEPKTGPELASQRLEAEPLPHQQHAVSTSSIPAETLNDVPGADQNKESSESSLRSESASGSDSSSESSSSSGSSTSRSPSSLPSSSSSESSDDDNADSATGTTKGGSVYVGRKRSKPKPHQRKKEKLKKLVRSGKSHKTRGGNVIQKNVPRPAACDKCRMKCQDRFSKKDRRQINATFWALGKWVNADATHGTKDKQDEERWR, encoded by the coding sequence ATGACTTCCCGAGCTCACAAGATGGTGGCCCTAGCTCGGGCCAAGATCAAAGAAGGAGCAGTCCCCTGGTCATCTACTACGAACCCTGATTCTTCCAACATGGATGACGTTCCCTGGGACATGTCACCtattcctccaccaccatcagcaaCTGAAGCAATCGAAGAAGACCTTGCGTTTGATGCTAACCCTGCTTTAGAAATTGCAGTCCTGGAAACGATGGAACCGAAGACTGGTCCGGAACTTGCATCCCAACGACTGGAAGCAGAGCCCCTTCCTCATCAACAGCATGCTGTTAGCACATCCAGCATCCCAGCAGAGACCTTGAACGACGTTCCAGGAGCGGATCAAAACAAGGAATCGTCAGAAAGCAGCTTAAGAAGTGAATCGGCATCGGGCAGCGATTCTTCATCCGAAAGCAGCTCGAGCAGTGGTTCGTCAACCAGCAGGAGCCCCTCGTCATTGCCTTCCAGCTCATCGTCAGAATCATCCgacgatgataatgctgattcTGCTACCGGAACGACCAAAGGTGGAAGCGTTTACGTAGGCAGGAAAAGGTCAAAACCAAAGCCACatcaaaggaagaaggagaaattgaaGAAACTAGTGCGAAGTGGGAAATCCCACAAAACAAGGGGTGGAAACGTCATTCAGAAGAACGTCCCACGTCCGGCAGCCTGTGACAAATGTCGGATGAAGTGCCAAGATCGGTTTTCCAAAAAAGACCGTCGACAGATCAACGCCACCTTTTGGGCTCTTGGTAAATGGGTCAATGCCGATGCTACACATGGCACGAAGGACAAGCAAGACGAGGAGCGTTGGAGGTAG